One segment of Falco biarmicus isolate bFalBia1 chromosome 12, bFalBia1.pri, whole genome shotgun sequence DNA contains the following:
- the OVOL2 gene encoding transcription factor Ovo-like 2, whose translation MPRAFLVKRRSPQPAVRSWDGLPDEERADTYIPGGIGSVLGYEDSCSLESSGSSGTRDVEPSEPPTPQPAPGALGPAGGMLLDLAIKRPVVRSKIKFTTGTCNDATVHSCELCGKGFRLQRMLNRHIKCHSQVKRHLCTFCGKGFNDTFDLKRHVRTHTGIRPYKCEVCNKAFTQRCSLESHLKKIHGVQQQYAYKQRRDKLYVCEDCGYTGPTQEDLYLHVSNVHPGSAFLKKTSKKLAAVLQNKLSPVLQRDSKDDDKDE comes from the exons ATGCCCAGAGCCTTCCTGGTGAAGCGCCGGAGCCCGCAGCCGGCGGTGCgcagctgggatgggctgcccGACGAGGAGCGAGCCGACACCTACATCCCAG GCGGGATCGGCTCCGTGCTGGGCTACGAGGacagctgcagcctggagagcagcGGGAGCAGCGGGACCCGCGACGTGGAGCCCAGCGAACCCCCGacgccccagcccgcccccgGAGCCTTGGGCCCGGCCGGGGGGATGCTGCTGGACCTGGCCATCAAGCGCCCCGTGGTCAGGTCGAAAATCAAG TTCACCACCGGCACCTGTAACGATGCTACAGTGCATAGCTGCGAGCTGTGTGGCAAAGGCTTTCGCTTGCAGCGGATGCTCAACCGTCACATCAAGTGTCACAGCCAGGTGAAGAGGCACTTGTGCACCTTCTGCGGGAAAGGCTTCAATGACACCTTTGATCTGAAAAGACATGTCCGGACCCATACCG GAATTCGCCCTTACAAATGTGAGGTTTGCAACAAAGCCTTCACCCAGCGCTGTTCCCTGGAGTCCCACCTCAAGAAGATTCACGGCGTGCAGCAGCAATACGCCTACAAACAGAGGCGAGATAAACTTTACGTGTGCGAAGACTGCGGCTACACAGGCCCCACACAGGAGGACCTGTACCTGCACGTTAGTAACGTTCACCCTGGAagtgctttcctgaaaaaaacctctaaaaaACTTGCAGCGgttttgcaaaacaaactgAGCCCTGTCCTGCAGAGGGACTCCAAAGATGACGACAAAGATGAGTAA